One Streptococcus sp. DTU_2020_1001019_1_SI_AUS_MUR_006 DNA window includes the following coding sequences:
- the ftsW gene encoding cell division peptidoglycan polymerase FtsW has protein sequence MKISKRHLLNYSILIPYLLLSVLGLIVVYSTTSASLIQEGKSALYLVRNQGIFWIASLFLIALIYKLKLGFLRNERLIFIVMFVELILLALARLIGTPINGAYGWIKVGPVTIQPAEYLKIIIIWYLAQRFSKQQDEIAVYDFQVLTLNQWLPRAFNDWRFVLLVMIGSLAIFPDLGNATILILVSLLMYTISGIAYRWFTTILGLLAGTSIFSLTAIRFIGVEKFSKIPVFGYVAKRFSAFFNPFNDLAGSGHQLANSYYAMVNGGWFGLGLGNSIEKRGYLPEAHTDFVFSIVIEEFGFVGASLILALLFFLILRIILVGIRARDPFNSMVAIGIGGMILIQVFVNIGGISGLIPSTGVTFPFLSQGGNSLLVLSVAIAFVLNIDASEKRAKLYRELEAQL, from the coding sequence ATGAAAATAAGTAAAAGGCACCTGCTGAATTATTCAATTTTGATTCCTTATCTACTTTTATCCGTTTTAGGATTGATTGTAGTTTATTCGACAACTAGTGCGTCCCTCATCCAGGAAGGAAAGAGTGCATTATATCTAGTGCGAAATCAGGGGATTTTCTGGATAGCCAGTTTATTCTTAATAGCCTTAATCTATAAATTAAAATTAGGATTTCTCCGTAATGAGCGCTTGATCTTTATCGTCATGTTTGTCGAGCTGATACTTCTAGCTCTGGCACGGTTAATAGGTACTCCCATCAATGGAGCCTATGGCTGGATCAAGGTTGGCCCGGTCACGATTCAACCAGCAGAGTATCTAAAGATTATTATCATTTGGTACTTGGCTCAGCGTTTTTCAAAACAACAAGATGAGATTGCGGTTTATGACTTCCAAGTTTTAACCCTTAATCAGTGGTTGCCAAGAGCCTTTAATGATTGGCGTTTTGTCCTCTTGGTCATGATTGGTAGTTTGGCAATCTTCCCTGACCTTGGAAATGCAACCATCTTGATTTTAGTATCCTTGCTCATGTATACCATCAGTGGAATAGCTTATCGTTGGTTCACAACTATTTTGGGACTGCTGGCTGGAACATCCATTTTTTCCTTGACTGCCATTCGGTTTATCGGTGTTGAAAAATTCTCAAAAATTCCTGTATTTGGTTATGTTGCCAAGCGTTTCAGTGCTTTTTTCAACCCCTTTAATGACCTAGCAGGATCTGGACATCAGTTAGCTAATTCTTATTATGCAATGGTTAATGGTGGCTGGTTTGGTCTTGGTTTAGGAAATTCCATTGAAAAACGAGGTTATCTACCAGAAGCCCATACAGACTTTGTCTTTTCGATTGTGATAGAGGAGTTTGGATTTGTAGGAGCTAGTCTTATTTTGGCTCTTCTATTCTTCTTGATTCTTCGTATTATTTTGGTAGGTATTCGAGCGAGAGATCCTTTCAACTCAATGGTGGCAATCGGTATTGGTGGAATGATTCTGATACAGGTATTCGTTAACATTGGCGGTATATCAGGCTTGATCCCTTCAACAGGGGTAACCTTCCCCTTCCTATCGCAAGGAGGAAATAGTCTCTTGGTGCTATCAGTAGCCATCGCTTTTGTGTTGAATATTGATGCCAGTGAAAAACGTGCCAAACTCTATCGCGAATTAGAAGCGCAACTCTAA
- a CDS encoding SEC10/PgrA surface exclusion domain-containing protein — translation MKKELIALTAIAATGLATTVSANEVAEPNVDNAGGVRTAQTEPAFNITDAKNEPALVEKEAPKKVEVKTPTKEEVAELGATAKQTQEDADKAKEVLDQANENSDKAEKKVADLKQAKDDAQKTADKATPEVIKDAEKKVETAKAKVPTAEQGVSSAQTEQDDADRNVAIQGKTVGTKQAEVTQAENGVADAKTTVKNAEDALNGVGLADAKEKQDAAIKEEATSKQAQEDAQAALDEAKKLDGELADQITKAETTVKTATQDVERTENEAKTAKTNRDNALAIYNQAVSVLDALQDSSKKQTITLSPAFIQAVKDEMEFLRQIRSGVEMTEEERDKRTMELYDKIVNAQVEHKKLNKYVPSKADQADETRYDINNLPQAIKDELNYYVVDLINQMRHQLGLSDVVLSKTSLEFADKVAKEYLKANFSKAMKDDYRAKGGVGHYAKGVNKVAKEYGMPTTDKEEENKGEQYYENTVTTYVFHDFDDADGVYRKTLGEMKEQLYNDLIMLVSTKGDYAHTQGILQFDYAHETIYFGGVAQSKTDDFYTTHFLTAIRNEEVKDSKWDKTPIANPLSNEAIERKLSEARQALADAMTARDNTQATFEAKTKAESDAKLALTNAEANLTALKNGESPLANAQKAFDKAKERHDMAVVTLSNANALVNTLTATQSVKEEALKDAQAKLKDAEKVLKTAQEALKAEEGKMKELEAIATSKAQAVSLAKKALQDAQKEVKQAEKELADLNGAKARLKEAKAELEKAETELKDVYKAQNKAKLDYEVKSLAADQAQTAYETAKAKFEEAEAKRLAELADAKRKELEKAGYQPVPVLDEKGNIVDYTVDQVTVGTKDDKTYQAPAQATNAKAEPKKQLPNTGTKESGLLALLGASVGLLALAGKRKYR, via the coding sequence ATGAAAAAAGAATTGATTGCTTTGACTGCCATAGCAGCAACGGGCCTTGCAACAACTGTAAGTGCAAATGAGGTAGCTGAACCCAATGTAGATAATGCAGGTGGTGTTCGTACTGCTCAAACTGAGCCAGCGTTTAACATTACAGATGCTAAAAACGAACCAGCTTTAGTAGAGAAAGAAGCGCCTAAGAAAGTGGAAGTGAAAACTCCGACTAAGGAGGAAGTCGCTGAACTTGGTGCTACTGCTAAACAAACTCAAGAAGATGCAGATAAGGCAAAAGAAGTCTTGGATCAAGCGAATGAAAATTCTGATAAGGCAGAAAAGAAAGTCGCTGACTTAAAACAAGCTAAAGACGATGCTCAAAAGACTGCTGACAAAGCAACACCTGAAGTTATCAAAGATGCTGAGAAGAAAGTGGAAACTGCTAAAGCAAAAGTTCCAACTGCTGAACAAGGGGTATCTTCTGCGCAAACTGAACAAGATGATGCAGACCGTAATGTTGCTATTCAAGGCAAAACTGTTGGAACTAAACAAGCAGAAGTGACTCAAGCAGAAAATGGAGTAGCTGATGCTAAAACTACCGTTAAAAATGCAGAGGACGCTTTGAATGGTGTTGGTCTTGCTGATGCTAAAGAGAAACAAGACGCAGCAATTAAAGAAGAAGCTACAAGCAAACAAGCACAAGAAGATGCACAAGCAGCTCTTGATGAAGCTAAGAAATTGGATGGTGAGCTTGCTGACCAAATTACTAAAGCTGAAACAACTGTTAAAACTGCTACACAAGATGTAGAGCGTACTGAAAACGAAGCTAAAACTGCGAAAACTAACCGTGATAACGCTCTTGCTATTTACAACCAAGCGGTATCTGTGCTTGACGCACTTCAAGATAGCTCTAAGAAACAAACGATTACTCTTTCACCAGCTTTCATTCAAGCAGTGAAAGATGAAATGGAGTTCCTTCGTCAAATCCGTTCAGGTGTCGAAATGACTGAGGAAGAACGTGATAAACGTACTATGGAGCTTTACGATAAAATCGTAAATGCACAAGTAGAACACAAGAAACTCAACAAATATGTTCCAAGCAAAGCAGACCAAGCAGATGAAACTCGCTACGATATTAACAATCTCCCACAAGCGATTAAAGATGAGTTGAACTATTACGTGGTTGACCTTATCAACCAAATGCGCCATCAACTTGGACTCTCAGACGTTGTTCTTTCAAAAACTTCTCTTGAATTTGCTGATAAGGTTGCAAAAGAATATTTGAAAGCAAACTTCTCTAAAGCTATGAAAGATGACTACCGTGCTAAGGGTGGTGTCGGACACTATGCTAAAGGTGTTAATAAAGTTGCCAAAGAATATGGTATGCCTACGACAGACAAAGAGGAAGAAAACAAGGGTGAACAGTATTATGAAAATACTGTAACCACTTATGTTTTCCATGATTTTGACGATGCTGACGGAGTTTATCGTAAAACTCTTGGCGAAATGAAAGAGCAGTTATATAATGATCTCATCATGCTTGTGTCAACTAAAGGTGACTATGCACACACTCAGGGTATCCTCCAATTCGACTATGCTCATGAAACCATCTACTTCGGTGGTGTAGCACAAAGTAAAACAGACGACTTTTACACTACTCACTTCTTGACTGCTATTCGTAATGAAGAAGTAAAGGACTCTAAATGGGATAAAACACCTATTGCTAACCCACTAAGTAACGAAGCGATTGAGCGTAAATTGAGCGAAGCTCGTCAAGCGCTTGCTGATGCTATGACTGCTCGTGATAACACACAAGCTACGTTTGAAGCGAAAACAAAAGCAGAGTCAGATGCTAAACTTGCTCTTACAAACGCTGAAGCTAATTTGACTGCTTTGAAAAATGGTGAAAGCCCACTTGCCAACGCACAAAAAGCTTTTGATAAAGCAAAAGAGCGTCATGATATGGCAGTAGTTACTCTTTCTAATGCTAACGCTCTTGTTAACACTTTGACTGCTACACAGTCTGTAAAAGAAGAAGCTCTTAAAGATGCGCAAGCCAAATTGAAAGACGCTGAGAAAGTTCTTAAAACTGCACAAGAAGCGCTTAAAGCAGAAGAAGGCAAGATGAAAGAACTTGAAGCGATTGCTACAAGCAAAGCCCAAGCGGTATCTCTTGCTAAGAAAGCCCTTCAAGATGCACAAAAAGAAGTTAAACAAGCCGAAAAAGAGCTTGCAGACCTTAACGGTGCGAAAGCTCGTTTGAAAGAAGCGAAAGCAGAGCTTGAAAAAGCTGAAACTGAGCTTAAAGATGTGTATAAGGCGCAAAACAAAGCTAAATTAGACTACGAAGTTAAGAGCCTTGCAGCAGACCAAGCTCAAACTGCTTACGAAACTGCTAAAGCGAAGTTTGAAGAAGCTGAAGCAAAACGTTTGGCTGAACTTGCAGATGCTAAACGTAAAGAGCTTGAAAAAGCTGGCTACCAACCAGTCCCAGTTTTGGATGAAAAGGGTAATATTGTTGATTACACAGTAGATCAAGTTACTGTAGGAACTAAAGACGATAAAACCTATCAAGCGCCTGCACAAGCTACAAATGCAAAAGCAGAACCTAAGAAACAGCTTCCAAATACAGGAACGAAAGAGTCAGGACTTTTAGCATTGCTTGGAGCAAGTGTTGGACTACTTGCTTTAGCTGGAAAACGAAAATATAGATAA
- a CDS encoding helix-turn-helix domain-containing protein: MVKNKSNLQDYISKRIRLLRIERGYTQEQLEEMADLGTNYVYKLENLSTNLKIQTLEKVMEALEVDLDTFFDIQLKEEDPKISRLIDELKLLPTEQRSRVLDALLLILKEVQ; this comes from the coding sequence ATGGTCAAAAATAAAAGTAATTTGCAAGACTACATTTCTAAACGCATCCGTTTACTCAGAATAGAAAGAGGATATACCCAAGAACAATTAGAGGAAATGGCTGACTTAGGAACAAATTATGTTTACAAATTAGAAAATCTATCAACAAACTTAAAGATTCAAACTCTAGAAAAAGTCATGGAAGCATTAGAAGTAGATTTAGACACTTTCTTTGATATCCAACTGAAAGAAGAAGACCCCAAAATATCCCGTCTGATTGACGAATTGAAACTTCTTCCTACAGAACAAAGATCTCGTGTACTAGATGCACTACTGCTAATTCTGAAAGAAGTCCAATAG
- the tnpA gene encoding IS200/IS605 family transposase, with protein MVQKSHSLLHTKWHCKYHIVFTPKYRRKVIYNQYRSSLGEIFHRLCSYKGVEIIEGHLMPDHVHMLVSIPPRISVSSFMGYLKGKSALMMFDKHANLKYKFGNRHFWAEGYYVSTVGLNEATIRKYIQDQEKHDIALDKLSVKEYEDPFRDSGK; from the coding sequence ATGGTACAAAAGTCTCATAGTTTATTACACACAAAGTGGCACTGTAAGTATCACATTGTGTTCACCCCTAAGTATAGACGAAAAGTCATCTATAATCAATATCGGAGTAGTTTAGGTGAAATATTTCATCGCTTGTGTAGTTATAAGGGAGTTGAAATTATCGAGGGTCACTTAATGCCAGACCATGTACATATGTTAGTAAGTATTCCACCAAGGATAAGTGTTTCGAGTTTTATGGGTTATTTAAAAGGTAAAAGTGCACTCATGATGTTTGACAAACACGCCAATTTGAAATATAAGTTTGGGAATCGGCATTTCTGGGCAGAAGGTTATTATGTGAGTACAGTAGGGCTTAATGAAGCCACGATAAGGAAATACATACAAGATCAGGAAAAGCATGATATAGCACTAGATAAATTAAGTGTAAAAGAATATGAGGATCCCTTTAGGGATAGTGGCAAGTAA
- the prsA gene encoding peptidylprolyl isomerase PrsA has protein sequence MKKKLMAGAITLLSVATLAACSNSSEGTDLISMKGDVITEHQFFEEVKNNATAQQVLLNMTIQKVFEKQYGSEVSDKEVDDAVAEEQKKYGDSYQTILARSGMTAESRKAQIRTSKLVEYAVKKAAEAELTDENYKKAFEEYTPEVTAQIIKLDSEDKAKEVLAKAKESGADFAQLAKDNSTDEKTKENGGEITFDSASTELPDVVKKAAFALDVNGISDVITAPGTQAYTSSFYIVKLTKKSEKSSNLDDYKEKLKTIILTQKQNDATFVQGVISKELQDANIKVKDQAFQNIFTQYIKGETTSDSSSSASN, from the coding sequence ATGAAGAAAAAACTAATGGCAGGAGCCATCACCTTGTTGTCAGTAGCTACTTTGGCTGCTTGTTCAAACAGTTCTGAAGGAACTGACTTGATTAGCATGAAAGGCGATGTTATTACTGAGCATCAATTCTTTGAAGAAGTCAAAAATAATGCGACTGCTCAACAAGTCTTGCTGAATATGACCATTCAAAAAGTTTTTGAAAAACAATATGGTTCAGAAGTAAGTGATAAAGAAGTAGATGATGCAGTTGCAGAAGAACAAAAGAAATACGGTGATAGCTATCAAACGATTCTCGCCCGTTCAGGTATGACTGCAGAAAGCCGTAAAGCTCAAATTCGTACAAGTAAATTAGTTGAGTATGCTGTTAAGAAAGCTGCTGAAGCTGAATTAACAGATGAAAACTACAAAAAAGCTTTTGAAGAGTATACTCCAGAAGTAACGGCTCAAATTATTAAACTTGACAGTGAAGATAAGGCTAAGGAAGTTCTTGCCAAAGCAAAAGAGTCTGGAGCTGACTTTGCACAACTTGCAAAAGACAATTCTACAGACGAAAAGACAAAAGAAAATGGTGGAGAAATTACTTTTGACTCTGCATCAACAGAATTACCAGATGTAGTTAAGAAAGCAGCTTTTGCTCTTGATGTCAACGGAATTTCAGATGTTATCACTGCTCCAGGAACTCAAGCTTATACAAGTAGTTTCTACATTGTTAAGTTAACGAAGAAGTCAGAAAAATCTTCAAACTTGGATGATTATAAAGAAAAACTTAAAACAATCATTTTGACTCAAAAACAAAATGATGCAACCTTTGTTCAAGGTGTTATTAGTAAAGAATTACAAGATGCCAACATTAAAGTTAAAGACCAGGCCTTCCAAAATATCTTTACACAATACATCAAAGGCGAAACAACTTCTGACAGCAGCAGTAGCGCCTCAAACTAA
- a CDS encoding LPXTG cell wall anchor domain-containing protein, with translation MKTNKVTKLGVSLLSVAALGVVAPALTDVPVFGTTVVKAKERGPLEYTIAYYDKDTGEEIAPRKTGTINPGESVNIYRDIDGYQVVSNFDEWMPGFNATYRIVSENFGFSDGRLFMDLSYKKVNADAKPSEEVKPETKPSDTPKPEVKPEPNPSETPKPEVKPEPKPSDTSKPEVKPEPKPSDTPKPEVKPAPKPSETPKPEVKPEPKPSDASKPEVKPSEKPVAEAEEQQKPLKYRIDYLEKGSGGKKVAASEFGVLNPGETVNIYKDIEGFEVVSHYEWLPGYNMDYDTLSTYSGSVDGYNYMYLFYKKVKPAPKPSDTSKPEVKPEPKPSETPKPEVKPEPKPSETPKPEVKPETKPSETPKPEVKPEPKPSDTSKPEVKPELKPQTNSNTAPTAPVKPVGQTSNSKADKPTSKKETPALPNTGEQSSSLSLFGLLLASIGLAGLTYKGRH, from the coding sequence ATGAAAACAAATAAAGTGACCAAACTTGGTGTTTCTTTGCTATCTGTTGCTGCTCTTGGGGTTGTTGCTCCAGCTTTGACTGATGTGCCTGTTTTTGGGACTACTGTCGTAAAAGCTAAAGAAAGAGGTCCGTTAGAATACACTATCGCATATTATGATAAAGATACCGGGGAGGAAATAGCTCCAAGAAAAACTGGAACTATAAATCCTGGTGAAAGTGTCAATATTTATAGAGATATTGATGGCTATCAGGTGGTCTCGAATTTTGATGAGTGGATGCCCGGTTTTAATGCGACCTACCGCATAGTAAGCGAAAACTTTGGGTTTTCGGACGGGCGTCTATTTATGGATCTATCGTATAAGAAGGTAAATGCGGATGCCAAACCATCAGAAGAAGTAAAACCGGAAACTAAACCATCTGATACACCAAAACCAGAAGTAAAACCTGAGCCTAACCCTTCAGAAACTCCGAAACCAGAAGTTAAGCCAGAACCTAAACCTTCTGATACTTCAAAACCAGAAGTTAAGCCAGAACCTAAACCTTCTGATACACCGAAACCAGAAGTTAAGCCGGCACCTAAGCCTTCAGAGACACCTAAACCAGAAGTTAAGCCAGAACCTAAGCCTTCAGATGCTTCAAAACCAGAGGTTAAGCCGTCAGAAAAGCCTGTTGCTGAAGCTGAAGAACAGCAGAAACCGTTAAAATACCGTATTGATTATCTCGAAAAAGGTTCAGGAGGAAAGAAGGTTGCTGCGTCAGAATTTGGGGTTCTGAATCCCGGTGAGACAGTTAATATTTATAAAGATATTGAAGGTTTCGAGGTGGTTTCACATTATGAGTGGCTACCTGGCTATAACATGGATTATGATACATTAAGCACATATTCTGGTTCTGTGGATGGATACAACTATATGTATCTATTTTACAAGAAGGTAAAACCGGCACCTAAACCTTCTGATACTTCAAAACCAGAAGTTAAGCCAGAACCTAAGCCTTCAGAAACACCGAAACCAGAAGTAAAACCGGAACCTAAGCCATCAGAGACTCCGAAACCAGAAGTAAAACCGGAAACTAAGCCTTCAGAGACACCAAAACCAGAAGTTAAGCCAGAACCTAAACCTTCTGATACTTCAAAACCAGAAGTTAAGCCAGAGCTTAAACCACAAACTAATTCGAATACTGCTCCAACAGCTCCTGTGAAACCTGTTGGGCAAACTTCAAACTCTAAAGCTGACAAACCTACTTCGAAAAAAGAAACTCCAGCTTTGCCAAACACGGGTGAACAAAGTTCTTCACTTTCTCTATTTGGCCTCCTACTTGCAAGTATTGGTCTAGCTGGTCTGACTTACAAAGGACGTCACTAA
- a CDS encoding recombinase family protein, whose amino-acid sequence MFQTTINIGYARVSTHKQDLGLEVQMEALKHCDQLFIERESGSNNARPELEKALKLACDLSKEGKQVTFTIYKLDRLTRSMFRLLELIEQFNDLAIQLVSLHEKLETDSLIGRLLCIILGFVAESELENLRFRTREGLRKAKENGVKLGAKRMSRDKEERIIEQYLAGKSSIRTIAKTERISTSTIYKVLERNKVAINRKNISQNSC is encoded by the coding sequence ATGTTTCAAACCACCATCAATATAGGCTATGCTCGCGTTTCTACCCACAAGCAAGACTTGGGCTTGGAGGTGCAAATGGAGGCTCTTAAGCACTGCGACCAGCTCTTTATCGAACGTGAATCTGGTTCAAACAATGCACGCCCAGAACTCGAAAAAGCCTTAAAATTGGCTTGTGACCTTTCAAAGGAAGGCAAACAGGTCACTTTTACTATCTATAAGTTAGATCGCCTGACTCGCTCCATGTTCAGATTACTAGAGCTGATTGAACAATTTAATGATTTGGCTATTCAGCTAGTCAGTTTGCATGAAAAACTGGAAACCGACTCGCTCATCGGTAGGTTACTTTGCATCATTTTAGGATTTGTGGCAGAAAGTGAACTGGAAAATCTGCGATTTCGTACCCGTGAAGGACTTCGGAAAGCCAAGGAAAATGGTGTCAAACTAGGTGCCAAGCGAATGTCAAGAGATAAGGAAGAGAGAATTATTGAGCAGTATTTGGCAGGGAAATCAAGCATCAGAACAATAGCAAAAACAGAACGAATTTCGACCTCAACCATCTATAAAGTCTTGGAACGAAACAAGGTAGCCATCAATCGTAAAAATATTTCGCAAAATTCTTGCTAA
- a CDS encoding O-methyltransferase yields the protein MVKSYSKNANHNMRRPVVKHEIVEFMRHRQKQVTGSLKELEKFARKENIPIIPHETVAYFRFLMETMQPKNILEIGTAIGFSALLMAEHSPKSKITTIDRNPEMIGFAKENFAKFDQRKQITLLEGDAVDVLSTLTETYDFVFMDSAKSKYIVFLPEILKHLEVGGVVVLDDIFQGGDIARDIMEVRRGQRTIYRGLQRLFDATLDNPGLIASLVPLGDGILMLRKNVENVSLPEME from the coding sequence ATGGTAAAGTCTTATAGTAAAAATGCCAATCATAATATGCGACGTCCTGTTGTCAAGCATGAGATTGTTGAGTTCATGCGTCACAGACAAAAGCAAGTGACTGGCTCACTCAAGGAATTAGAGAAGTTCGCTCGTAAGGAAAATATTCCCATCATTCCTCATGAAACGGTTGCTTATTTTCGTTTCCTTATGGAAACCATGCAACCGAAAAACATCTTGGAGATTGGCACAGCAATTGGATTTTCAGCACTTTTAATGGCAGAGCATTCACCTAAGTCAAAAATTACCACTATTGACCGAAATCCTGAGATGATTGGTTTTGCCAAGGAGAATTTTGCCAAATTTGATCAACGCAAACAAATCACTCTTTTAGAAGGTGATGCGGTAGATGTCTTGTCAACGTTGACTGAGACCTATGATTTTGTATTTATGGATTCTGCCAAGTCCAAATATATCGTCTTTCTACCAGAAATCCTCAAACACCTCGAAGTAGGTGGAGTCGTTGTCTTGGATGATATTTTCCAAGGAGGAGATATTGCGAGGGATATTATGGAAGTCCGACGTGGACAACGGACGATTTATCGTGGCTTGCAAAGACTATTTGATGCAACCTTAGACAATCCTGGTTTAATCGCTAGCTTGGTTCCACTTGGAGACGGAATTCTCATGCTGAGAAAAAATGTGGAAAATGTAAGTTTACCAGAAATGGAATAA
- the pepF gene encoding oligoendopeptidase F, producing the protein MVLQRNEINEKDKWDLSTIFATDQAWEDALNQLSEEVETVDQYVGHLLDSAQSLLEITERSLELERQLEKLYVYAHMKNDQDTREAKYQEYYAKAMTIYSQLDQALSFYEPEFMEITEEQMTAFLAAEPKLELYKHFFDQLLQKKDHVLSQREEELLAGASEIFGSASETFAILDNADLTFPYVLDDEDNEVQLSHGTYIRLMESKNREVRRCAYEALYATYEQFQHTYAKTLQTNVKVQNYRAKVRNYESARQAALAANFVPESVYDNLVSAVRKHLPLLHRYLALRSKILGIPDLKMYDVYTPLSSVEYSFTYEEALKKAEEALAVLGEDYLSRVKRAFNERWIDVYENQGKRSGAYSGGSYDTNAFMLLNWQDNLDNLFTLVHETGHSMHSSYTRETQPYVYGDYSIFLAEIASTTNENILTEKLLQEVQDDATRFAILNNFLDGFRGTVFRQTQFAEFEHAIHQADQNGEVLTSEFLNELYADLNETYYGLSKEDNPEIQYEWARIPHFYYNYYVYQYSTGFAAASALAEKIVHGSQEDRDRYIDYLKAGKSDYPLNVMRKAGVDMEKEDYLNDAFAVFERRLDEFEALVEKLGLA; encoded by the coding sequence ATGGTATTACAACGAAATGAAATAAATGAAAAAGACAAATGGGATCTATCAACGATCTTTGCTACTGATCAGGCTTGGGAAGATGCCCTCAACCAACTGTCAGAGGAAGTGGAAACAGTTGACCAATATGTAGGTCATCTTTTAGACAGCGCTCAGAGCTTGCTTGAAATCACTGAACGTTCTCTAGAGTTAGAACGCCAGTTGGAGAAGCTTTATGTCTATGCGCATATGAAAAATGACCAAGACACGCGCGAAGCTAAGTATCAAGAATACTATGCTAAGGCTATGACGATTTATAGCCAGCTTGATCAGGCACTTTCTTTCTACGAGCCAGAGTTTATGGAGATTACTGAGGAACAAATGACTGCTTTCTTGGCTGCTGAACCTAAACTTGAGCTCTATAAACACTTTTTTGATCAGCTCTTACAAAAGAAAGATCATGTTCTTTCACAGCGTGAAGAAGAATTGCTTGCAGGAGCCAGTGAAATCTTTGGATCGGCAAGTGAAACCTTTGCTATCCTAGACAATGCTGACCTTACTTTCCCTTACGTTTTGGATGACGAAGACAATGAAGTGCAACTCTCTCACGGAACCTACATACGTTTGATGGAATCAAAAAATCGTGAGGTACGTCGTTGTGCCTATGAAGCACTTTATGCAACTTACGAGCAGTTCCAACACACCTATGCTAAGACTCTACAGACCAATGTCAAAGTCCAAAACTACCGTGCTAAAGTTCGCAATTATGAGAGTGCTCGTCAGGCTGCTCTTGCGGCTAACTTTGTACCAGAAAGTGTCTATGACAATCTAGTGTCAGCAGTTCGCAAACACTTGCCACTTTTGCATCGTTATCTTGCACTACGTTCAAAAATCTTGGGAATTCCTGACCTCAAAATGTACGATGTCTATACACCATTGTCTTCAGTGGAATACAGCTTTACTTATGAGGAGGCCTTGAAGAAGGCAGAAGAAGCTTTGGCAGTTCTTGGTGAGGATTACTTGAGCCGAGTTAAACGTGCCTTCAACGAACGTTGGATTGATGTTTATGAAAACCAAGGCAAGCGTTCAGGTGCATATTCTGGCGGTTCTTATGATACCAACGCTTTTATGCTCCTTAACTGGCAGGACAATCTAGATAATCTCTTTACTCTTGTACATGAGACTGGTCACAGTATGCATTCTAGCTATACACGTGAAACCCAGCCATACGTTTATGGAGACTATTCAATTTTCTTAGCAGAAATTGCTTCAACTACTAATGAAAACATCCTGACAGAAAAATTATTGCAAGAAGTTCAAGATGATGCAACACGCTTTGCAATCTTAAACAACTTCCTAGATGGCTTCCGTGGTACAGTCTTCCGTCAAACTCAGTTTGCTGAATTTGAGCATGCCATCCACCAAGCTGACCAAAATGGTGAAGTCTTGACCAGTGAATTCTTAAATGAGCTTTATGCCGACTTGAATGAAACTTACTATGGTTTGAGTAAGGAAGATAATCCTGAAATTCAATATGAATGGGCCCGTATTCCACATTTCTACTACAACTACTATGTGTATCAATATTCAACAGGTTTTGCAGCAGCTTCAGCCTTGGCTGAAAAGATTGTACATGGTAGCCAAGAAGATCGTGATCGCTATATCGATTACCTCAAAGCAGGGAAGTCAGACTATCCACTTAATGTCATGAGAAAAGCAGGCGTTGATATGGAGAAGGAAGACTACCTCAACGATGCCTTTGCTGTCTTTGAACGTCGTTTAGATGAGTTTGAAGCTCTTGTTGAAAAATTAGGATTGGCATAA